From one Magnolia sinica isolate HGM2019 chromosome 18, MsV1, whole genome shotgun sequence genomic stretch:
- the LOC131232829 gene encoding myosin-12-like isoform X1, with product MVSSVAPSVCILSISLTDIFLLVFFICEFSKIKGTPVNIVVGSHVWVEDLEVAWIDGEVTEIHGHDATIITTNEKTVVANLSSIYPKDTEAPPAGVDDMTKLAYLHEPGVLQNLASRFALNEIYTYTGNILIAVNPFRRLPHLYDVHMMEQYKGAPFGELSPHLFAVADTCYRAMKNEHGSQSILVSGESGAGKTETTKMLMRYLAFMGGRSGTEGRTVEQQVLESNPVLEAFGNAKTVKNNNSSRFGKFVEIQFDKHGKISGAAVRTYLLERSRVCQVSDPERNYHCFYMLCAAPPEDVKKYKLADPRTFHYLNQTNCYEVANVNDAREYIETRNAMDIVGINQEEQDAIFRVVAAILHLGNIDFIKGKEVDSSKLKDDKSVYHLQTAAELLMCNEKALEDSLCQRVIVTPDGNITKPLDPASAALNRDALAKTVYSRLFDWIVDKINSSIGQDPNATSLIGVLDIYGFESFKINSFEQLCINLTNEKLQQHFNQHVFKMEQEEYTREEINWSYVEFVDNQDVLDLIEKKPGGIIALLDEACMFPKSTHETFAQKMYQTYKGHKRFSKPKLARTDFTINHYAGDVTYQADQFLDKNKDYVVAEHQALLNASKCSFVANLFPPLPEESSKQSKFSSIGTRFKQQLQALMETLNTTEPHYIRCVKPNAVLKPGIFENFNVLNQLRCGGVLEAIRISCAGYPTKRTFDEFLDRFGMLAPDVLDGSDEKSACATICDRMGLKGYQMGKTKVFLRAGQMAELDARRIEVLASAARLIQRQIRTYLTRKEFIILRKATVHLQKLWRAQLARKLYQQMRREDALLRIQKHARAHTSRKAYTELRAAAIVVQTGLRAMAARDEYRYRRRTKAAIIIQTQWRRFQALSAYKKHKKASLILQCLWRGRVGRKELRKLRMAARETGALKEAKDKLEKRVEELTWRLEFEKHMRIDIEEAKAQEIAKLQSSLHEMHTRLEEASAAIIREREAAKIAIEQAPPVIKEVPVVDNSKLELLTSRNEELEDELSEWKKKAEEFERRFSEVQQLSEASTKDAEESHSRICQLQEMIERLEANLSNLESENQVLRQETLVASTNEDLSEEMKSLECKIAKLEEENQLLCSQAAVVVQTVVAPEWKPPPVTKATYLSLVMQRDENGHQDEEEIKTKELAPSQIPLSKQKSLTDRQQENHDALIKCLAEDKRFDKNRPAAACIVYKSLIQWRSFEADKTNIFDRIIHTIRISIENQENVSDLAYWLSTTSTLLFLLQNTLKASHASSQTSHRSRTPPVTLFGRMAQGYRSSASGIGISSGYSGMVGKPDIQSRVEAKYPALLFKQHLTAYVEKIYGMIRDSLKKEISPFLNMCIQAPRSARVRSIRGSSKSIHSNVVAKQASSIHWQSIVQSLDRTLGVMCENYVPSMIIRKTFSQVFSFINVQLFNSLLLRRECCSFSNGEYVKAGLQELEQWCFKATDQFAGTSWDELRHIRQAVGFLVLHQKAQKSLDEIANELCPVLSVPQIYRIGTMFWDDKYGTQGLSPDVISKMRTLMTEDSVNTSNNSFLLDDDSSIPFSLDDISRSVLDISLSDVDPPPLLRQNSEFHFLLQRAD from the exons ATGGTCAGTTCCGTTGCTCCTTCCGTCTGCATACTTTCCATTTCATTGACTgatatttttcttcttgttttctttatctgtgaattttcaaaaatcaagggAACACCAGTTAATATCGTCGTTGGCTCGCATGTGTGGGTGGAAGATCTGGAGGTCGCGTGGATCGACGGGGAAGTGACTGAAATCCATGGCCACGATGCCACGATCATTACAACTAATGAGAAAACA GTTGTTGCTAACCTTTCAAGTATATACCCAAAAGATACCGAAGCGCCGCCGGCAGGGGTTGATGACATGACCAAGTTAGCTTATCTCCATGAACCAGGAGTCCTACAGAATCTTGCCTCCCGCTTTGCTCTCAATGAGATATAC ACCTACACAGGGAACATTCTAATAGCTGTAAATCCATTTCGAAGGCTACCCCATTTGTACGACGTCCATATGATGGAGCAGTACAAAGGAGCTCCCTTTGGAGAGCTTAGTCCACATCTTTTTGCCGTTGCAGATACTTGCTATAG GGCAATGAAAAATGAACATGGAAGCCAATCCATCTTAGTGAGTGGAGAAAGTGGGGCTGGTAAAACTGAGACAACAAAGATGCTCATGAGATACCTTGCGTTCATGGGTGGAAGATCGGGTACGGAGGGAAGAACAGTAGAACAACAGGTTCTGGAG TCCAACCCTGTCTTAGAGGCATTTGGAAATGCAAAAACAGTGAAGAACAACAATTCAAG TCGCTTTGGTAAATTCGTCGAGATCCAATTTGACAAACATGGGAAGATTTCTGGGGCAGCAGTTCGCACATATCTTCTCGAACGGTCACGTGTCTGCCAGGTGTCTGATCCAGAAAGGAACTACCATTGCTTCTACATGCTTTGTGCTGCACCACCAGAG GATGTGAAGAAGTACAAGTTGGCAGACCCAAGAACATTTCATTATCTCAACCAAACGAACTGTTATGAAGTGGCAAATGTGAATGATGCTAGGGAGTACATTGAGACCAGAAATGCAATGGATATTGTCGGGATCAACCAGGAAGAACAG GATGCAATATTCCGTGTAGTGGCTGCGATTCTTCACCTTGGGAATATTGATTTCATTAAAGGGAAGGAAGTTGACTCCTCCAAACTGAAGGATGATAAATCAGTTTACCATCTTCAGACGGCTGCTGAGCTGCTCAT GTGCAATGAGAAGGCCCTTGAAGACTCGCTTTGTCAGCGCGTCATTGTTACGCCTGATGGTAACATTACAAAGCCTCTTGATCCTGCTTCAGCTGCGTTAAACCGTGATGCCTTGGCAAAGACTGTCTACTCCAGATTATTCGATTG GattgtggataaaataaatagttcAATCGGCCAGGATCCTAATGCAACAAGCTTGATTGGAGTGCTTGATATCTATGGTTTTGAGAGCTTCAAAATCAACAG TTTTGAGCAGTTATGTATCAACCTAACAAATGAGAAATTGCAACAGCATTTCAATCAA CATGTTTTTAAAATGGAGCAAGAGGAGTATACAAGAGAAGAGATCAACTGGAGTTACGTAGAGTTTGTAGATAACCAAGATGTTTTGGACCTTATAGAAAAG AAACCTGGAGGAATTATTGCATTGCTTGATGAAGCATG CATGTTTCCAAAATCAACTCATGAAACATTtgctcagaagatgtaccaaacATATAAAGGCCACAAGCGCTTCAGTAAGCCAAAACTTGCTCGAACAGACTTCACCATCAATCACTATGCAGGAGAT GTTACCTACCAAGCTGATCAGTTCCTCGACAAAAACAAAGATTATGTCGTAGCAGAACATCAAGCTTTGTTGAATGCATCCAAGTGCTCTTTCGTTGCCAATCTCTTTCCTCCATTACCTGAGGAGTCCTCAAAACAATCCAAGTTCTCTTCAATCGGTACCCGCTtcaag CAACAATTGCAAGCTCTGATGGAGACTCTCAACACAACAGAGCCACATTACATCAGATGTGTGAAACCTAACGCTGTCTTAAAGCCTGGAATCTTTGAAAATTTCAATGTCTTAAACCAATTGAGATGTGGG GGTGTGCTAGAGGCAATTAGAATCAGCTGTGCCGGTTATCCCACAAAGAGAACTTTTGATGAGTTCCTTGATCGTTTTGGGATGCTTGCTCCAGATGTTCTTGACGG ATCTGATGAGAAATCAGCTTGTGCGACCATCTGTGATAGAATGGGCTTGAAGGGATACCAG ATGGGGAAAACAAAGGTGTTCCTTAGAGCAGGGCAGATGGCTGAACTGGATGCACGAAGAATTGAAGTCTTGGCGAGTGCTGCAAGACTCATCCAGAGACAAATCCGAACATATCTTACTCGAAAAGAGTTCATCATCCTACGGAAGGCTACTGTTCATTTGCAAAAACTATGGAGAG CCCAACTTGCACGTAAGCTGTATCaacaaatgagaagggaagatGCATTGCTCCGTATACAAAAACATGCTCGTGCTCATACATCTAGAAAAGCTTACACAGAATTACGGGCAGCTGCAATTGTTGTCCAAACTGGCTTGCGTGCAATGGCAGCCCGTGATGAGTACAGATACAGAAGGAGAACTAAGGCCGCAATTATTATTCAG ACACAATGGCGTAGGTTCCAAGCACTTTCAGCTTATAAGAAGCATAAGAAGGCTAGTCTTATACTTCAGTGTCTATGGAGAGGGCGAGTAGGAAGGAAGGAGCTTAGGAAGCTCAGAATG GCTGCCAGAGAGACAGGAGCACTCAAAGAAGCCAAAGACAAACTGGAGAAGCGTGTTGAGGAGCTTACATGGAGATTGGAATTCGAAAAGCATATGAGG ATTGACATTGAGGAAGCAAAAGCCCAAGAAATTGCAAAGCTGCAATCTTCTTTACATGAAATGCATACACGGCTGGAAGAAGCTAGTGCAGCAATCATCAgggaaagggaagctgcaaagaTAGCAATCGAACAAGCACCACCTGTTATAAAAGAGGTTCCAGTTGTGGACAATTCCAAGTTGGAGTTGCTAACAAGTAGGAATGAAGAACTCGAG GATGAGTTGAGTGAATGGAAAAAGAAGGCTGAAGAATTTGAGAGAAGATTTTCCGAGGTTCAACAACTGAGTGAGGCAAGTACTAAAGATGCAGAAGAATCACATTCAAGAATCTGCCAGCTCCAAGAAATGATAGAAAG ATTAGAAGCGAACTTGTCAAATTTGGAATCTGAAAACCAGGTTCTACGCCAGGAGACTTTGGTTGCATCAACAAATGAGGACCTCTCTGAAGAAATGAAAAG CCTTGAGTGTAAGATCGCAAAGTTGGAGGAGGAGAATCAGTTGCTCTGCAGTCAGGCAGCAGTCGTTGTACAAACAGTAGTCGCGCCTGAGTGGAAACCACCACCAGTCACTAAG GCAACTTACCTCTCTTTGGTGATGCAGAGGGATGAAAATGGTCATCAAGATGAAgaagaaattaaaacaaaa GAGTTGGCGCCTAGTCAAATCCCTCTTAGCAAACAGAAGTCTCTTACTGACAGGCAACAG GAAAATCATGATGCACTTATCAAGTGTCTCGCTGAAGATAAGAGATTTGACAAGAACAGACCAGCCGCTGCATGTATTGTGTATAAGTCACTGATTCAATGGCGATCGTTTGAAGCAGATAAGACCAACATATTCGACCGAATCATTCACACGATCCGGATATCCATTGAG AATCAAGAGAATGTCAGTGACCTTGCTTACTGGCTTTCGACAACATCAACACTTCTGTTTCTTTTGCAAAACACACTGAAAGCAAGCCATGCATCAAGTCAAACTTCACACCGAAGCCGAACACCGCCCGTCACCTTGTTTGGAAGAATGGCCCAA GGTTACCGTTCATCTGCGTCAGGGATAGGAATTTCCAGCGGTTACAGTGGCATGGTAGGAAAGCCAGACATTCAATCCCGAGTTGAGGCAAAATACCCAGCCTTACTATTTAAGCAGCACTTGACTGCTTATGTTGAGAAAATATATGGGATGATCCGAGACAGTTTGAAGAAAGAGATCAGCCCATTCTTGAATATGTGCATACAG GCACCAAGATCAGCACGAGTAAGATCAATAAGAGGGTCATCCAAAAGCATTCACTCAAATGTGGTTGCAAAACAAGCATCAAGCATACACTGGCAAAGCATTGTCCAGAGTCTAGATCGTACCTTGGGTGTAATGTGTGAGAATTAT GTCCCTTCCATGATCATAAGGAAAACCTTCAGTCAGGTATTCTCATTCATAAATGTGCAGCTCTTTAATAG CTTACTGCTCCGACGTGAATGCTGCTCGTTTAGCAACGGAGAATATGTTAAAGCTGGTTTGCAAGAATTAGAACAATGGTGCTTCAAAGCGACAGATCAG TTTGCAGGAACGTCATGGGATGAACTCCGGCATATAAGACAAGCAGTTGGATTTCTT GTTTTGCATCAAAAAGCTCAAAAATCATTGGATGAGATCGCAAATGAGCTCTGTCCG GTCTTGAGTGTTCCACAAATTTACCGCATCGGAACAATGTTTTGGGATGACAAATATGGAACCCAGGGTCTATCTCCAGAT
- the LOC131232829 gene encoding myosin-12-like isoform X2 translates to MVSSVAPSVCILSISLTDIFLLVFFICEFSKIKGTPVNIVVGSHVWVEDLEVAWIDGEVTEIHGHDATIITTNEKTVVANLSSIYPKDTEAPPAGVDDMTKLAYLHEPGVLQNLASRFALNEIYTYTGNILIAVNPFRRLPHLYDVHMMEQYKGAPFGELSPHLFAVADTCYRAMKNEHGSQSILVSGESGAGKTETTKMLMRYLAFMGGRSGTEGRTVEQQVLESNPVLEAFGNAKTVKNNNSSRFGKFVEIQFDKHGKISGAAVRTYLLERSRVCQVSDPERNYHCFYMLCAAPPEDVKKYKLADPRTFHYLNQTNCYEVANVNDAREYIETRNAMDIVGINQEEQDAIFRVVAAILHLGNIDFIKGKEVDSSKLKDDKSVYHLQTAAELLMCNEKALEDSLCQRVIVTPDGNITKPLDPASAALNRDALAKTVYSRLFDWIVDKINSSIGQDPNATSLIGVLDIYGFESFKINSFEQLCINLTNEKLQQHFNQHVFKMEQEEYTREEINWSYVEFVDNQDVLDLIEKKPGGIIALLDEACMFPKSTHETFAQKMYQTYKGHKRFSKPKLARTDFTINHYAGDVTYQADQFLDKNKDYVVAEHQALLNASKCSFVANLFPPLPEESSKQSKFSSIGTRFKQQLQALMETLNTTEPHYIRCVKPNAVLKPGIFENFNVLNQLRCGGVLEAIRISCAGYPTKRTFDEFLDRFGMLAPDVLDGSDEKSACATICDRMGLKGYQMGKTKVFLRAGQMAELDARRIEVLASAARLIQRQIRTYLTRKEFIILRKATVHLQKLWRAQLARKLYQQMRREDALLRIQKHARAHTSRKAYTELRAAAIVVQTGLRAMAARDEYRYRRRTKAAIIIQTQWRRFQALSAYKKHKKASLILQCLWRGRVGRKELRKLRMAARETGALKEAKDKLEKRVEELTWRLEFEKHMRIDIEEAKAQEIAKLQSSLHEMHTRLEEASAAIIREREAAKIAIEQAPPVIKEVPVVDNSKLELLTSRNEELEDELSEWKKKAEEFERRFSEVQQLSEASTKDAEESHSRICQLQEMIERLEANLSNLESENQVLRQETLVASTNEDLSEEMKSLECKIAKLEEENQLLCSQAAVVVQTVVAPEWKPPPVTKRDENGHQDEEEIKTKELAPSQIPLSKQKSLTDRQQENHDALIKCLAEDKRFDKNRPAAACIVYKSLIQWRSFEADKTNIFDRIIHTIRISIENQENVSDLAYWLSTTSTLLFLLQNTLKASHASSQTSHRSRTPPVTLFGRMAQGYRSSASGIGISSGYSGMVGKPDIQSRVEAKYPALLFKQHLTAYVEKIYGMIRDSLKKEISPFLNMCIQAPRSARVRSIRGSSKSIHSNVVAKQASSIHWQSIVQSLDRTLGVMCENYVPSMIIRKTFSQVFSFINVQLFNSLLLRRECCSFSNGEYVKAGLQELEQWCFKATDQFAGTSWDELRHIRQAVGFLVLHQKAQKSLDEIANELCPVLSVPQIYRIGTMFWDDKYGTQGLSPDVISKMRTLMTEDSVNTSNNSFLLDDDSSIPFSLDDISRSVLDISLSDVDPPPLLRQNSEFHFLLQRAD, encoded by the exons ATGGTCAGTTCCGTTGCTCCTTCCGTCTGCATACTTTCCATTTCATTGACTgatatttttcttcttgttttctttatctgtgaattttcaaaaatcaagggAACACCAGTTAATATCGTCGTTGGCTCGCATGTGTGGGTGGAAGATCTGGAGGTCGCGTGGATCGACGGGGAAGTGACTGAAATCCATGGCCACGATGCCACGATCATTACAACTAATGAGAAAACA GTTGTTGCTAACCTTTCAAGTATATACCCAAAAGATACCGAAGCGCCGCCGGCAGGGGTTGATGACATGACCAAGTTAGCTTATCTCCATGAACCAGGAGTCCTACAGAATCTTGCCTCCCGCTTTGCTCTCAATGAGATATAC ACCTACACAGGGAACATTCTAATAGCTGTAAATCCATTTCGAAGGCTACCCCATTTGTACGACGTCCATATGATGGAGCAGTACAAAGGAGCTCCCTTTGGAGAGCTTAGTCCACATCTTTTTGCCGTTGCAGATACTTGCTATAG GGCAATGAAAAATGAACATGGAAGCCAATCCATCTTAGTGAGTGGAGAAAGTGGGGCTGGTAAAACTGAGACAACAAAGATGCTCATGAGATACCTTGCGTTCATGGGTGGAAGATCGGGTACGGAGGGAAGAACAGTAGAACAACAGGTTCTGGAG TCCAACCCTGTCTTAGAGGCATTTGGAAATGCAAAAACAGTGAAGAACAACAATTCAAG TCGCTTTGGTAAATTCGTCGAGATCCAATTTGACAAACATGGGAAGATTTCTGGGGCAGCAGTTCGCACATATCTTCTCGAACGGTCACGTGTCTGCCAGGTGTCTGATCCAGAAAGGAACTACCATTGCTTCTACATGCTTTGTGCTGCACCACCAGAG GATGTGAAGAAGTACAAGTTGGCAGACCCAAGAACATTTCATTATCTCAACCAAACGAACTGTTATGAAGTGGCAAATGTGAATGATGCTAGGGAGTACATTGAGACCAGAAATGCAATGGATATTGTCGGGATCAACCAGGAAGAACAG GATGCAATATTCCGTGTAGTGGCTGCGATTCTTCACCTTGGGAATATTGATTTCATTAAAGGGAAGGAAGTTGACTCCTCCAAACTGAAGGATGATAAATCAGTTTACCATCTTCAGACGGCTGCTGAGCTGCTCAT GTGCAATGAGAAGGCCCTTGAAGACTCGCTTTGTCAGCGCGTCATTGTTACGCCTGATGGTAACATTACAAAGCCTCTTGATCCTGCTTCAGCTGCGTTAAACCGTGATGCCTTGGCAAAGACTGTCTACTCCAGATTATTCGATTG GattgtggataaaataaatagttcAATCGGCCAGGATCCTAATGCAACAAGCTTGATTGGAGTGCTTGATATCTATGGTTTTGAGAGCTTCAAAATCAACAG TTTTGAGCAGTTATGTATCAACCTAACAAATGAGAAATTGCAACAGCATTTCAATCAA CATGTTTTTAAAATGGAGCAAGAGGAGTATACAAGAGAAGAGATCAACTGGAGTTACGTAGAGTTTGTAGATAACCAAGATGTTTTGGACCTTATAGAAAAG AAACCTGGAGGAATTATTGCATTGCTTGATGAAGCATG CATGTTTCCAAAATCAACTCATGAAACATTtgctcagaagatgtaccaaacATATAAAGGCCACAAGCGCTTCAGTAAGCCAAAACTTGCTCGAACAGACTTCACCATCAATCACTATGCAGGAGAT GTTACCTACCAAGCTGATCAGTTCCTCGACAAAAACAAAGATTATGTCGTAGCAGAACATCAAGCTTTGTTGAATGCATCCAAGTGCTCTTTCGTTGCCAATCTCTTTCCTCCATTACCTGAGGAGTCCTCAAAACAATCCAAGTTCTCTTCAATCGGTACCCGCTtcaag CAACAATTGCAAGCTCTGATGGAGACTCTCAACACAACAGAGCCACATTACATCAGATGTGTGAAACCTAACGCTGTCTTAAAGCCTGGAATCTTTGAAAATTTCAATGTCTTAAACCAATTGAGATGTGGG GGTGTGCTAGAGGCAATTAGAATCAGCTGTGCCGGTTATCCCACAAAGAGAACTTTTGATGAGTTCCTTGATCGTTTTGGGATGCTTGCTCCAGATGTTCTTGACGG ATCTGATGAGAAATCAGCTTGTGCGACCATCTGTGATAGAATGGGCTTGAAGGGATACCAG ATGGGGAAAACAAAGGTGTTCCTTAGAGCAGGGCAGATGGCTGAACTGGATGCACGAAGAATTGAAGTCTTGGCGAGTGCTGCAAGACTCATCCAGAGACAAATCCGAACATATCTTACTCGAAAAGAGTTCATCATCCTACGGAAGGCTACTGTTCATTTGCAAAAACTATGGAGAG CCCAACTTGCACGTAAGCTGTATCaacaaatgagaagggaagatGCATTGCTCCGTATACAAAAACATGCTCGTGCTCATACATCTAGAAAAGCTTACACAGAATTACGGGCAGCTGCAATTGTTGTCCAAACTGGCTTGCGTGCAATGGCAGCCCGTGATGAGTACAGATACAGAAGGAGAACTAAGGCCGCAATTATTATTCAG ACACAATGGCGTAGGTTCCAAGCACTTTCAGCTTATAAGAAGCATAAGAAGGCTAGTCTTATACTTCAGTGTCTATGGAGAGGGCGAGTAGGAAGGAAGGAGCTTAGGAAGCTCAGAATG GCTGCCAGAGAGACAGGAGCACTCAAAGAAGCCAAAGACAAACTGGAGAAGCGTGTTGAGGAGCTTACATGGAGATTGGAATTCGAAAAGCATATGAGG ATTGACATTGAGGAAGCAAAAGCCCAAGAAATTGCAAAGCTGCAATCTTCTTTACATGAAATGCATACACGGCTGGAAGAAGCTAGTGCAGCAATCATCAgggaaagggaagctgcaaagaTAGCAATCGAACAAGCACCACCTGTTATAAAAGAGGTTCCAGTTGTGGACAATTCCAAGTTGGAGTTGCTAACAAGTAGGAATGAAGAACTCGAG GATGAGTTGAGTGAATGGAAAAAGAAGGCTGAAGAATTTGAGAGAAGATTTTCCGAGGTTCAACAACTGAGTGAGGCAAGTACTAAAGATGCAGAAGAATCACATTCAAGAATCTGCCAGCTCCAAGAAATGATAGAAAG ATTAGAAGCGAACTTGTCAAATTTGGAATCTGAAAACCAGGTTCTACGCCAGGAGACTTTGGTTGCATCAACAAATGAGGACCTCTCTGAAGAAATGAAAAG CCTTGAGTGTAAGATCGCAAAGTTGGAGGAGGAGAATCAGTTGCTCTGCAGTCAGGCAGCAGTCGTTGTACAAACAGTAGTCGCGCCTGAGTGGAAACCACCACCAGTCACTAAG AGGGATGAAAATGGTCATCAAGATGAAgaagaaattaaaacaaaa GAGTTGGCGCCTAGTCAAATCCCTCTTAGCAAACAGAAGTCTCTTACTGACAGGCAACAG GAAAATCATGATGCACTTATCAAGTGTCTCGCTGAAGATAAGAGATTTGACAAGAACAGACCAGCCGCTGCATGTATTGTGTATAAGTCACTGATTCAATGGCGATCGTTTGAAGCAGATAAGACCAACATATTCGACCGAATCATTCACACGATCCGGATATCCATTGAG AATCAAGAGAATGTCAGTGACCTTGCTTACTGGCTTTCGACAACATCAACACTTCTGTTTCTTTTGCAAAACACACTGAAAGCAAGCCATGCATCAAGTCAAACTTCACACCGAAGCCGAACACCGCCCGTCACCTTGTTTGGAAGAATGGCCCAA GGTTACCGTTCATCTGCGTCAGGGATAGGAATTTCCAGCGGTTACAGTGGCATGGTAGGAAAGCCAGACATTCAATCCCGAGTTGAGGCAAAATACCCAGCCTTACTATTTAAGCAGCACTTGACTGCTTATGTTGAGAAAATATATGGGATGATCCGAGACAGTTTGAAGAAAGAGATCAGCCCATTCTTGAATATGTGCATACAG GCACCAAGATCAGCACGAGTAAGATCAATAAGAGGGTCATCCAAAAGCATTCACTCAAATGTGGTTGCAAAACAAGCATCAAGCATACACTGGCAAAGCATTGTCCAGAGTCTAGATCGTACCTTGGGTGTAATGTGTGAGAATTAT GTCCCTTCCATGATCATAAGGAAAACCTTCAGTCAGGTATTCTCATTCATAAATGTGCAGCTCTTTAATAG CTTACTGCTCCGACGTGAATGCTGCTCGTTTAGCAACGGAGAATATGTTAAAGCTGGTTTGCAAGAATTAGAACAATGGTGCTTCAAAGCGACAGATCAG TTTGCAGGAACGTCATGGGATGAACTCCGGCATATAAGACAAGCAGTTGGATTTCTT GTTTTGCATCAAAAAGCTCAAAAATCATTGGATGAGATCGCAAATGAGCTCTGTCCG GTCTTGAGTGTTCCACAAATTTACCGCATCGGAACAATGTTTTGGGATGACAAATATGGAACCCAGGGTCTATCTCCAGAT